TGGCTTGGCGGCAGGTGACGACGCGCTCGCGGCGAACGACTCGCTTCGGCGGACGGTCGTCGCCGACGCGGTTCGTGACGGAATCGCCGATCCGGACGACGTCGACTCGCGGATCGACGCTGGCAACCTGCTGGTTACGTACCGCGACCCGACCCTTACCGAGCAACATCTCGGTGTCGTGGTGTTTACACCCCTGACGCCCGCGTCTCCCTCGGTCCCGTTCGCCATCGGCGGGGAGGGTCCGCGATACCTGGGCGCCGACCGCCTGACGGTTCGGGGGTCGCCAGGGTGGAACATCCACGGCGACGCGAGCGCGAGCGACGCCGATGGCCGTCTCGTTTGGACGCGCGCGGCCGGCGACCCCGACGCCGAAGGGCGGGTGTTCATCGACGTTACCCGCGATCCTGTCGCGGCCGAAGACGGTTCGATACTGCCCGGACTGCGGGCGCGGATCGGCCGACTGCTCACCGGGAACCACTTTTAAAATCCACTTTTACCCCCAGCCGCGTGTGCGGCGACCGTGACCCTCACGAACGTCTCGAACAGTACTGACGGTCGAACGCGCCGTTTAACCGTCCCGCCGTACAATTCGTTCGACATGAGCGGCTCCACGGAGGGCGACCTCACCAAGACGGGGATGGCCCTGAAACACGACCGCGAGTGGGACTACGAACTCGACCGGATCGTCGAGGCGATCGAAGAGCGCGACGCCTCGAAGGTCGGCCTCCAGTTCCCCGAAGGGCTCAAACGCCGCGGCCCGAAGGTCGCCGACGACCTCCGCGAGGTCGCGCCGGACGACGTCACGTTCATGCTGTCCGGACAGCCCTGTTACGGCGCCTGCGACCTCGACACCTACCTGATGCGCCGGACGGACGTGTTCGTCCACTTCGGCCACACGCCGATGAAGGAGTCCGACAGCATCGTCTACGTCCCCCTGTTCTCGAACGTCGACCCCTTCCCGATCATGGAAGACGCGCTGGCCGAGGAGCTCTCTCCGCCCGAAGAAGACCCGGACGTCGGGCTCGTCACGACCGCCCAGCACATGAACCGCTTCGAGGAGATGACCGACTGGTTAGAGGAGCGCGGCTACGAGGTCCACACCCGTCGAGGCGACGACCGGCTCACGAAGGAGGGGCAGGTGCTCGGCTGCAACTACGCGTCCGCGGACATCGACGCCGAGCAGGTGCTGTACGTCGGCGGCGGGAAGTTCCACCCCGTCGGGCTCGCGATGGAACACCCCGACAAGCGCGTCGTCATCGCCGACCCGGTCAACAACGCCGTCTCGGTCGCGGAGCACGACCAGTTCCTCAAGCAGCGCTACGCGTCGGTCCACAAGGCGATGGGCGCCGAGAAGTGGGGCGTTATCTTCTGTACGAAGATCGGACAGGGCCGGTGGGAGAAGGCCCAAGAGATCGTCGAGAACAACGAGAACGCCTACCTGATCACGATGGACGAGGTGACGCCGGACCGCCTCCGCAACTTCGACATGGACGCGTTCGTCAACACCGGCTGTCCGCGGATCACGACCGACGACGGCCCGCGGTTCCACAAGCCCATGCTGACCCCCGGCGAGTACGAGGCCGCCATCGGCGAGAAGCCGCTCGACTCGATCGAGTTCGACACGTTCCACGACACCTGGTAACTCCGTCGGGAGCGCTCGACACACCGAAGTATCGTCACAGCGCGGGACGCCGCGAGACCACTTAACGGTCAGAGTCGGCGAGTCGGACTCCCTTTTCACCGCGATCGGTTCGAGCCGTGCGCTCGGTTCGGGCCGCGGTGATCGCCAATAGTTATGTGCCGCGCGCGCACCGGATCACCACACACCGACATGGGCCCAGCCAGCAGCGGTATCGCCGTCGTCCTCGTCGCGAACGCGCCGGACCGAGCGGCGGCGTTAGCGCAGTCGCTGGAAGCCGCGGACGACCGCTTCGCCGTCGAGTCGGTCGGAGAGTGCGAGACGGCCTCCCGGATCTTGCGCGAGACGGCGGTGGACTGTCTCGTCACCGTCGGCGCCCTCGACGACGACGACACCGGCGCGTCCTGTATCGCCGCGGTTCGCGACGCCCATCCTGCCCTCCCGATCGTGTGGTGTCCCGACGAGACGGTCGACGGCGACGCCCTCAGCGCGGCGGTCGACGCCGGCGCCACCGAGGTCGCGCGACCGTGTGGCGACCGCGATCTGACGCCCGTACTGGCCAACCGACTCGACACCGTCGTCGGCGCCGCGCGCGCGGCCGCCGAGGCGGAGCGACAGCAAGATCGGCTCGACGAGTTCACCAGCGGGGTCTCACACGACCTGCGGAGTCCGCTCAACGTCGCCCAGGGGCGACTCGCGCTGGCGCAGAGCGAAGACGACATCGGCCACGTCGACGACGCGGCGGCCGCGGTCGATCGGACGCTCGAACTGATAGAGGACCTGCTGACGCTCGCCAAACAGGGGTCTCGGCCGGAGGTGTTCGAACCGATCGACCTCTCGGCGCTCGCGGAGCAGTGTTGGGCGAACGTCGCGACCGGCGAGGCGACGCTCGTCGTCGACAGCGACCGACGGGTCTTGGGGCATTCGAGCCGCCTGAAACAGCTGTTAGAGAACCTGTTTCGGAACGCGATCGACCACGCCGGACCGGAGTCCACCGTCGTCGTCGGCGACATCGAACCGATGTACACGACGACGCGCGCCGAGAGCAACCTGCCGACGGGATTTTACGTCGAAGACGACGGCCCGGGGATCCCCGCGGCCGACCGCGAGGCCGTGTTCGAGGTGGGCTACACCACTCACGACGACGGGACGGGATTCGGCCTCAACATCGTCAACGGGGTCGCCGACGCCCACGGCTGGAACGTCGCCGTGTCCGAGAGCGCGGACGGCGGCGCCCGGTTCGAGATCACGGGCGTCGAGAGCGGCGACTAACCCCCGCCGTCCGTGACCGCCGCGACCCCGATCAGCCGGTCTCTACCGCGCGTTCGACGTACTCGACCGCCTCGCGCGGCGATTCGACCGCCTCCACGCCGTCGACCGCGTGCGTGTCGAGCCCGGCGACGGCCCGCCCGTGGGCGAGGGCGAGACCGATCTCCGAGAGCGTCCCGTGTGAGCCGTCGACCGCGATCGTGGCGTCGCCGTTCAAAATCACGAGCGCGTTACGGGCGTGCCCCATCCCAGTCGCTATCGGCACGGTGACGTGCGGATTCGCGTCCCCCCGGCGCGCCGTCGGCACGATCCCGATCGTCTCTCCGCCGGCGCTCGCGGCGCCGCGACAGACCGCTTCCATCACCCCGCCGAGTCCGCCGCAGACGACCTCGTGGCCGCGCTCCGCGAGCCGTTCGCCGAGCCGTTCCGCGACCGCGGCCGTCTCTGGCGGGACCGAACTGCCGCCGATGACACTGACGCGCATACCGCGGGACGGGAGCCGGACGCTTATAAGATAGTCGGCGATCTTGTCGCGGCGTTGGTGAAACCCTTTTAAGTACCGAGCGAGTGCAGAGTGTATGACGTACGATACCGTCGTGTTCGACAACGACGGTGTCCTCGTGGGCCGCACGCGATTCGACGTGCTTCGGGACGCAACCCGAGACGCGTTCGAAGAGTGCGGCGTCGAGGAGCCCGATCCGGACGACGTAGAGCGCATGACCATCGGTGCGACCCCCGGCAGCGTGGGGACCGTCTGTCAGACGTACGACCTCGATCCGGGGTCGTTCTGGCGGACCCGCGACGACGTGGTCTCGAAGGCCCAACAGCAGGAGGCGCGCGAGGGGCGCAAGACCCCGTACGACGACCTCGGCGAACTCGAGAGTCTCGACGTGGAGATGGGAATCGTCTCCTCGAACCAGCAGGCCACCGTCGACTTCCTCGTCGACCACTTCGACGGCTTCGAGCGCTTCGGCGCCGCGTACGGCCGTGAGCCGACGATCCACTCGCTTCAACTCCGCAAGCCGAACCCGCACTACATCGAGCAGGCGCTCGGTGACCTCGACGCGGGCAACGCGCTGTTCGTCGGCGACAACGAATCCGACGTGCGCGCGGCCGCGAACGCCGGTATCGACTCGGCGTTCATCCGCCGACCTCACCGCCGCAACTGGGACCTGAATGTCTGGCCGACCTGGGAGATAGAGCAGCTCTCGGACCTCCACGACATCGTCGGGTAACCGCGTCTCACCCCCGGCCGCCAGCGGTTGCGCGAGTCTTGACGCCAGCCACCAGCGGTTACGCGAGTCTTGACGCCGCCCGACGAGTGGGAACGGCTTTTAGCCCATCGGGGCACTACCGATACCATCCCGTGTCCGAGAGCTCTGAGGCGACGTGGCGGCGCTATTTCGGCTTCGAAGACTCGTACGAGAACCAAGACGACGTCGTCGAGCAGATCATCGAGACCGCTCGCAGCGCCGGCTACCTCGCCATGGAGGGCCCGTGCGGGACCGGCAAGACGATGGCGTCGCTCGCCGCGGCCGGCTACCTCGTCCGCGAAACCGACCAGTTCGAGAACGCCATCGTCGCCACGCCGGTGAAACAGCAGCGCCAGCAGTTCGTCGAGGACCTCCGCGTCATCAACGACGGCTTGGACGCCCCGCTGGCCGGCATCGCGCTCGTCGGCAAGCGGGACCTGTGCCCGTACGGGCGCGAGGACGTCTTCCCCGAGGGTAGCAGCGTTCAGAAACGGTGTGAGGACCTGCGAGAGAACACCGCCGACCTCGTGAACGAGGACAGCGACCTCACGGTCGACCGGCAGTTCAAGACCGAGACGACGACCGCGGCGGAGCCGGGCGCCGACGAGGAGAAGTGGTGGGACCCGGAGAAGGGGCGGCTGCTCGTCGAGCACGCACAGCGAGACCCGCTCGAACAGGACCTCGAACCGCTGTCGACCGCCGGCGAGACCGCGCCGTACCCGCGGTCGCAACCGTCGACGGCCCCCGAGATGACGGCGTCGGGGACACAGCAGCTCTACTGCCCGTTCGAAGCCGACTGGTACGGCCGCGACAAGGGATCGCCGGTGACGTTCGACGCGGCCGACAACCACGTCGTGACGGCCGAGGAGCTCCTCCCGAACGCCGTCTCCGCGGGCACCTGCCCCCATCGCGCCATGACCGTCCTGATGGGCGACGCCGACATCGTCATCGGGAACTACAACCACCTCTTCGACGCCGCGAGCCGTCAACTCACCGCTCCCATCCTCGACGAGCGAACGCTCGTCATCATCGACGAGGCACACCGGATGGAAGAGCGCGTCCGGGACCTGCTCACGGACACCATCGGGTATCACACGGTGAAACGGGCGAAACACGACCTTGAACAGGTCCTCCGCCCGGCGAGGCAGGGACCGTCGAACCGTCGCGACGCCGAAACGCGGCTCGCGGCCAACGACGTCCCGTTCGAGGCGGTCGAGACCGCGGAGCGGTTCTACGACGACGTGTTGGGGTGGTTCGAGAGCCACGTCGACGACGAACTCAGCGCGGAAGTCGAACAGTACGGGAGCGGGAACTCGCGGGAGTCGCTGCCGGACGACGTCGAGTTGCCGCTTCGTGACCCGGACGAACCGGAGCCGGACGCGTTTACGCGGTGGGCCGAGGAGGCGGGCCACGGCGGTGACACCTTCCGGATGCTCGCCGAGGTCGGCGGCGCCGTCGAGGACGCCATCGAGCAGACGGGCTCCGAGCGCGACTGCGTCTGTACCGCCGTCGGCGCGCTGTTCGGGCAGTGGTGGGAGCGAGACCACGTCGAGTACTTCCGAGAGGTCACCGTGGAGCGCTCGGAGCGCGACGACCGGCACGAGCGGGACGCCGCGGCGCCGTGGCTGAACCACTACAACGCGTCGCTCGTGATGTACAACTGTATGCCATCCGAGAAGATTCGGGGCATCCTCGACGAGTTCGGCGGCGGCGTCCTGATGAGCGCGACGCTCGAACCGCTCTCCATCTTCGAGGAGGTCACCGGGCTCGCGGACTTGGCGACCGACGAGGAGCCGCCCCGCGTCGTCTCCTCGCGCACGTACGACCTGACGTTCCCCGAATCGAACCGCGCGAGTTGGATCGTCGACGTCGAGGCATTTAAAAAGCGTAACCGAGGCGCTCCCGATGTCGCGAACACGAACCCGACGCGAGAGCGCTACGCCTACGTCGCCCGCGAGATCGCCCAGAGCCACGGTAACGTCCTCCTCGCGTGGCCCAACTACGCCGAGGCCGAGTGGGCGGCCGCCCGGCTGGAAGACGAGATCGACAAGCCGGTGCTCCTCGACCGGTCTTCGAGCCACGAGGAGACCCGCGCGCTGAAACGCGAGTTCGCTCGGGGCGAGCCGAGCGTCCTCGTGACGAGCACCCGCGGCACGCTGACCGAAGGCGTCGACTACGAGGGCGACGAACTGCACACCTGCGCCGTGTTCGGTATCCCGCTCGTGAACATCGGGTCTCCCAGAATTCAGGCCGTCCAGCACGCCTACGGCGACCGGTTCGGCGCCGACAAGTCGTTCACGTACGCTCTCACCATCCCGGCGGTCAGACAGATTCGGCAGGCGCTCGGGCGCGTCATCCGCGGCCCCGACGAGCGCGGCGTCAGAATCGTCGTCGGCGAGCGGTTCGTTCCCGGCGCGCTCCACTCGGTGTACGACTACTTCCCGCAGACCGAACGCGAGGAGTTCGTGCGGATGAAGCCCGACTTCTTAGACGCGCAGTTCCGGACGTTCTGGGGCGAGTGACCCGACCGGCTCGACCGCCGAACGAACCGACCGTTCAGACGTGAGGGTGCCGAGTTCGACAGTCGCAACGCTGTAATTTGATCAAAATCGGAACCCCTCCGCTACCGCCGTGGACACAGTGCGCGCATTGCCCAAAGCGACTCGGCCCGAATCGGCTGCAAAATAGACCGTGTCCATCTCACACCGGCGTACCCCACTCGCGCGGTTGCCGTGATCACTTCACATCTGAACTTGAAGCGCGGGACAGCAGATACACCGCGATTCCGCCCAACACGAGGTCGAGTGCGACGAGGACGGCGACACCGGGAACCACGCCGTCGAGTGTCCCGCCGAACCACGATACGTCGAGGACCGTCATCACATCCTGATCGATTATGAGCGAGCGCGCAGCGTCGACGCCGTACGTGACGGGATTGAAACGGGCGAACGTCTGCACCCAACCGGGAAGCGCTGCGAGTGGGAGAAACGCACTCGACAGGAACAACAGCGGAAACTGCAGCAGGTTCGCGCCGATGATCGTCGATTCCTGATCGCGCGTGATGATCGCTAACGCGTTCGAGAGGGCAACGAACCAGAGCGAGAAGAGGATCCCGACGGCGACAATGCCGACGACGCCGACGATGCCGGTGACGATCTCGGCACCGAGGAGGACGCCCAGTCCGAGAATGATCACAATCTGAACCGCAATCCGGAACACCTCTGCGGCCGTCTTCCCGACGAAGACGGCCGTCCGGTTCATCGGCGTGACGAGCACCTTCTCGAACATCCCGTTCTCGATATCGTTGACCAGGCCCACACCCGAGGTGATAGCCGCTGCGAGGGCGACCTGAATCGCAATCGCTGGCACCAGATACGTCTCGTAACTGACCCCTGGAAGCCCCTGATTAACAGCGCCGCCAGCCACGTTCCCGAACACCTCCGTGAACAGTACGAGGAAGATGATCGGCTGGACGAGCGAGACGACCAAGACGAACGGGTTCCGGACGGCCTTGAGGTTCCAGCGTTTGAAGTTCACCCAGACGTCCCCGACGAAGGAGTTCCCCGACCGGGCGACCGGTCGTGCCGAGTCTGCATCCGCTCTCTCCTCTGTCTCCGGCGCACTCATCGTCCAGCCTACATCTCGTCGGTGTCGAGTTCGTCGCCGGTGATAGCCAGGAAGACGTCGTCGAGCGTCGGTGCACGGATGTTGAACCCGGTCACCGTCAGGTCCGCGTCCCGGAGCGTCACGAGCAAGTCAGTTCCATGCTGGCGAGCGGCCTCCGCGGTGACGCTGATACCGTCATCCGTCTCGGTGACGGACGCGTCGGCGAACGCATCGAACTCTCGTGCGATCGTCGCGGCCCGTTGACGGGCACCCGAACCGCCCTCTACTTCCACCTCAAGGACCTCGCCGCCGACTTCGCGTTTGAGCTCCGCGGGACTCCCCTCTGCGACGATCTCTCCGTCAAGGATAACGGCGAGGCGATCACAGAGTTGGTCGGCTTCTTCGAGATACTGTGTGGTCAGGAAGATCGTCGTTCCGAGGTCGTTGATGCGCCGGAAGTAGTCCCACAGGCGGTTGCGGGCCTTCGGGTCCAGTCCGGTCGTCGGTTCGTCTAAGAAGACCAGTGGCGGGCGGTGGACCAGTGCAGTCGCGGCGTCCAGTCGCTTTTTCATGCCGCCCGAGAACTCCTCGGCCCGCTTGCTTGCGACATCGGCCAGGTCGACGAGGTCAAGTAGTTCGGTGACGCGCTCGGAGCGTTCTTCTCGCGGCACTCCGTGGGCCTCGCAGGCGAACCGGATGTTTTCCTCGGCGGTGAGCTCCGGATCGATGCTCGTCTCTTGGGCCATATACCCGATCGACTTTCTGATCTCGCGGGGGGCCGAGCGCACGTCGAAGCCGTTGACTCGGACTGCTCCGCTGGTCGGGGACAACAGCGTCGCAAACACCTTGATGGTCGTCGTCTTTCCTGCTCCGTTCGGCCCGAGGAACCCGAAGAACTCACCTTCAGGGACGCCCATCTCGATTCCTCGGACGGCAGCAGTCCCGTCGGAGTAGACGAGTTCGAGCCCATCGACCGCTATCGCAGCCGCGGAGCCTCCGACCGCGGCCGTTTCCGCCTGGGAGACGCCGTCATCTTCGGACGAGCCGGCGGTATCCGCCGATCCGGGTGGTGACATACTCTTACTATTGGATATGAAGTAATGTACGTTCGACTTCGAAGTTTGGATCCTACTACAGAAATCGAAGTTAGAGTTCGTACTCGATTGCCCAGTGGTGAAGGTGGGCGAATACGGGGAACAGCGATTCCGCCTTCTCGGTCGGCGTGTACTCTACGCGAGGTGGGACCTCATCGTAGGCCTCACGATGGAGCAACCCTGCTTCTGTCAACTCCTGTAACCGCGTCGAGAGCGTGTTCGGCGCGATGTCGAGTTCGGTTTCGAGGTCACTGAACCGGAGGGACCCTTCGGTGAACGCGAACGCGCTCAGAACCGCCATCGTGTGCGCCTTCCCGAGGAGATCGAGCAGTGCTGCGACGGTGTGGTTGATGCGCTCCTGCTCTTCGGGGGCGAACGATTCGCGAAGGGCGATCGCTTCCTCGCGGGACAGTCCCGCACTCAAATCGGGCACGTCCGGCGGATTGTTCGGTCTAGTCACGATATTCAACTATCGTCGCTTGTGAATTTGTATCTTTGGGTTTGAGTCGTCTCAGGCGCTAATACTTCGAAACTTCGAAGTTACAAGTATATACTCTCAGAGGTGGTATTTCGTGTATGCGAATCGCCGTATTCGGTGCGACCGGACGAACCGGGCACCCACTCGTCGAACAGGCAGTCGAACGCGGACACGAAGTGGTTGCGTTCGTCCGGGATGCAACCGGCCTCTCATCCACACTTCGGAACGACGACCGAGTCGATATCGTCGAGGGAGACGCTTACACCGGCGAGGGTGTCGAACGCGCCATCGCTGGTGACGGCACCCCCGTCGATGTCGTCGTCAGCGTCCTCGCCCAGACGTCCGATGGGCCGGACGATCTGCTGACAGAAGCCGGCCGACACATCCTTTCAGCGATGGACCAACACGGCGTCGAGCGGTTCGTGACGCTGGTCGGTGCGGGCGTCCGGGAAGAGAGCGAATCGGTAAGTCCCGGCGGACGCATGATGGGCGCGCTGTTGAAACTGCTCGCACGGTCGGTCCTCGAAGACGCCCGAGACCAGGTCGAACTCCTTCGAGACAGCGACACTCGATGGACGGCAGTTCGGGGACCCCGGCTCACCGAAGACGCCCACACCGGTGAGTTCCGTCACGGGACGGACCTGATGCTCGGAATGCGCGACACCGCAGGGCGAGCGAACGTCGCCGAGTTCATCCTCGACTGCCTCGAAGACGACCTGTACGTCCGCGGAATGCCGAAGGTGGCAGACGCATGACGACCGTCGAACACACTGCGGCCCGGTCACCCTCCGTGCCGGTTCGAGGCGGGCTTGCCGTCGTCCTCGCCGTACTCGCCAACGTGGTACTCGTGGCTGGCGTGGACGCCCTCGGTATCGCTCCGGCGTTCCGCCCGTTGACTATCCCACCCGTTGCGTTTCTGTCGGCGCTCGGCGCAGGCGGGGGGACGGTCGCCTACTGGCTTCTCGACCGGTACGTCAGTGACGCTGATCGGACGTTCGTCCGAGTAGCCGCTGGCGTACTACTCCTCTCGTTTGTCCCCGACCTTGCGTTGCTCGCAGTCGATCCGGCTGCGACCCCGATCGCCGTCGTCGTTCTCATGGCGACGCACGTGGTCGTCGCAGCGGTGTCGGTCTGGGCGCTCCTCTCTTGGAGGGTCGAACAGTGACAGAGTCGATACTCGTCACCGGAGCGACCGGAACCGTCGGTCAGCATGTCGTCGCCGCTCTTTCAGACCGCGCCGTCAGTATCAAGGTGGGCGTTCGTGACCCCGAGACCGTCTCGACCGAGATCGCGGACGCGGGAGAGGTGATTGCGTTCGATTTCACGAAGCCGGAAACGTGGGGTCGTGCGCTAAGAGACGTCGACAGAATGTTCCTCGTTCGACCGCCGGTCGTGGACAAATCGAAGATTGGCGAGTTCGTCGAGGCTGCGGACCGCCAGGGTGTCGCCCGTGTCGTCTACCTTTCGACGCTCGGTGCAGAGAAGAACGTCCTCATCCCTCACCACTGGATCGAGAACCGAATCACGGCGACGAATATGGAGTACACGCTGCTGCGCGCGTCCTTCTTCATGCAGAACCTCTCGGAGGTGCACCGTCGGGACGTCGTCGACCACGACGAGATTTTCGTGCCGGCTGGGAGCGGGAAGACCAGTTTCGTGGACGCGCGGGACCTCGGCGAGGCAGCGGCAGTCGTGCTGACCGAGTCCGGTCACGCGAACAAAGCCTACGAACTCACGGGGCCGGAGGCGCTGGACTACGGGGCGGTCGCCACCATCTTCAGTGACGTCCTGGATCGATCCATCACGTATCCACAGCCGTCACTGTTGGCGTTCGCAACCCGCATGCGCCGCCGCGGTGAACCACTCGGATTCATCGCTCTCATGTGTGGTATCTACACGACTGCACGAGTCGGGTTAGCCGGGC
This genomic window from Halorubrum sp. PV6 contains:
- a CDS encoding TIGR00725 family protein — its product is MRVSVIGGSSVPPETAAVAERLGERLAERGHEVVCGGLGGVMEAVCRGAASAGGETIGIVPTARRGDANPHVTVPIATGMGHARNALVILNGDATIAVDGSHGTLSEIGLALAHGRAVAGLDTHAVDGVEAVESPREAVEYVERAVETG
- a CDS encoding ATP-binding cassette domain-containing protein produces the protein MSPPGSADTAGSSEDDGVSQAETAAVGGSAAAIAVDGLELVYSDGTAAVRGIEMGVPEGEFFGFLGPNGAGKTTTIKVFATLLSPTSGAVRVNGFDVRSAPREIRKSIGYMAQETSIDPELTAEENIRFACEAHGVPREERSERVTELLDLVDLADVASKRAEEFSGGMKKRLDAATALVHRPPLVFLDEPTTGLDPKARNRLWDYFRRINDLGTTIFLTTQYLEEADQLCDRLAVILDGEIVAEGSPAELKREVGGEVLEVEVEGGSGARQRAATIAREFDAFADASVTETDDGISVTAEAARQHGTDLLVTLRDADLTVTGFNIRAPTLDDVFLAITGDELDTDEM
- the dph2 gene encoding diphthamide biosynthesis enzyme Dph2; protein product: MSGSTEGDLTKTGMALKHDREWDYELDRIVEAIEERDASKVGLQFPEGLKRRGPKVADDLREVAPDDVTFMLSGQPCYGACDLDTYLMRRTDVFVHFGHTPMKESDSIVYVPLFSNVDPFPIMEDALAEELSPPEEDPDVGLVTTAQHMNRFEEMTDWLEERGYEVHTRRGDDRLTKEGQVLGCNYASADIDAEQVLYVGGGKFHPVGLAMEHPDKRVVIADPVNNAVSVAEHDQFLKQRYASVHKAMGAEKWGVIFCTKIGQGRWEKAQEIVENNENAYLITMDEVTPDRLRNFDMDAFVNTGCPRITTDDGPRFHKPMLTPGEYEAAIGEKPLDSIEFDTFHDTW
- a CDS encoding NAD(P)-dependent oxidoreductase produces the protein MRIAVFGATGRTGHPLVEQAVERGHEVVAFVRDATGLSSTLRNDDRVDIVEGDAYTGEGVERAIAGDGTPVDVVVSVLAQTSDGPDDLLTEAGRHILSAMDQHGVERFVTLVGAGVREESESVSPGGRMMGALLKLLARSVLEDARDQVELLRDSDTRWTAVRGPRLTEDAHTGEFRHGTDLMLGMRDTAGRANVAEFILDCLEDDLYVRGMPKVADA
- a CDS encoding SDR family oxidoreductase, which codes for MTESILVTGATGTVGQHVVAALSDRAVSIKVGVRDPETVSTEIADAGEVIAFDFTKPETWGRALRDVDRMFLVRPPVVDKSKIGEFVEAADRQGVARVVYLSTLGAEKNVLIPHHWIENRITATNMEYTLLRASFFMQNLSEVHRRDVVDHDEIFVPAGSGKTSFVDARDLGEAAAVVLTESGHANKAYELTGPEALDYGAVATIFSDVLDRSITYPQPSLLAFATRMRRRGEPLGFIALMCGIYTTARVGLAGRVTGDSRRLLGRHPRQVRAFVEDYAAEFQTGGDAYTRNQP
- a CDS encoding HAD family hydrolase; the encoded protein is MTYDTVVFDNDGVLVGRTRFDVLRDATRDAFEECGVEEPDPDDVERMTIGATPGSVGTVCQTYDLDPGSFWRTRDDVVSKAQQQEAREGRKTPYDDLGELESLDVEMGIVSSNQQATVDFLVDHFDGFERFGAAYGREPTIHSLQLRKPNPHYIEQALGDLDAGNALFVGDNESDVRAAANAGIDSAFIRRPHRRNWDLNVWPTWEIEQLSDLHDIVG
- a CDS encoding ATP-dependent DNA helicase is translated as MSESSEATWRRYFGFEDSYENQDDVVEQIIETARSAGYLAMEGPCGTGKTMASLAAAGYLVRETDQFENAIVATPVKQQRQQFVEDLRVINDGLDAPLAGIALVGKRDLCPYGREDVFPEGSSVQKRCEDLRENTADLVNEDSDLTVDRQFKTETTTAAEPGADEEKWWDPEKGRLLVEHAQRDPLEQDLEPLSTAGETAPYPRSQPSTAPEMTASGTQQLYCPFEADWYGRDKGSPVTFDAADNHVVTAEELLPNAVSAGTCPHRAMTVLMGDADIVIGNYNHLFDAASRQLTAPILDERTLVIIDEAHRMEERVRDLLTDTIGYHTVKRAKHDLEQVLRPARQGPSNRRDAETRLAANDVPFEAVETAERFYDDVLGWFESHVDDELSAEVEQYGSGNSRESLPDDVELPLRDPDEPEPDAFTRWAEEAGHGGDTFRMLAEVGGAVEDAIEQTGSERDCVCTAVGALFGQWWERDHVEYFREVTVERSERDDRHERDAAAPWLNHYNASLVMYNCMPSEKIRGILDEFGGGVLMSATLEPLSIFEEVTGLADLATDEEPPRVVSSRTYDLTFPESNRASWIVDVEAFKKRNRGAPDVANTNPTRERYAYVAREIAQSHGNVLLAWPNYAEAEWAAARLEDEIDKPVLLDRSSSHEETRALKREFARGEPSVLVTSTRGTLTEGVDYEGDELHTCAVFGIPLVNIGSPRIQAVQHAYGDRFGADKSFTYALTIPAVRQIRQALGRVIRGPDERGVRIVVGERFVPGALHSVYDYFPQTEREEFVRMKPDFLDAQFRTFWGE
- a CDS encoding DUF6069 family protein, translated to MTTVEHTAARSPSVPVRGGLAVVLAVLANVVLVAGVDALGIAPAFRPLTIPPVAFLSALGAGGGTVAYWLLDRYVSDADRTFVRVAAGVLLLSFVPDLALLAVDPAATPIAVVVLMATHVVVAAVSVWALLSWRVEQ
- a CDS encoding helix-turn-helix domain-containing protein, coding for MTRPNNPPDVPDLSAGLSREEAIALRESFAPEEQERINHTVAALLDLLGKAHTMAVLSAFAFTEGSLRFSDLETELDIAPNTLSTRLQELTEAGLLHREAYDEVPPRVEYTPTEKAESLFPVFAHLHHWAIEYEL
- a CDS encoding ABC transporter permease, with amino-acid sequence MSAPETEERADADSARPVARSGNSFVGDVWVNFKRWNLKAVRNPFVLVVSLVQPIIFLVLFTEVFGNVAGGAVNQGLPGVSYETYLVPAIAIQVALAAAITSGVGLVNDIENGMFEKVLVTPMNRTAVFVGKTAAEVFRIAVQIVIILGLGVLLGAEIVTGIVGVVGIVAVGILFSLWFVALSNALAIITRDQESTIIGANLLQFPLLFLSSAFLPLAALPGWVQTFARFNPVTYGVDAARSLIIDQDVMTVLDVSWFGGTLDGVVPGVAVLVALDLVLGGIAVYLLSRASSSDVK
- a CDS encoding HAMP domain-containing sensor histidine kinase, coding for MGPASSGIAVVLVANAPDRAAALAQSLEAADDRFAVESVGECETASRILRETAVDCLVTVGALDDDDTGASCIAAVRDAHPALPIVWCPDETVDGDALSAAVDAGATEVARPCGDRDLTPVLANRLDTVVGAARAAAEAERQQDRLDEFTSGVSHDLRSPLNVAQGRLALAQSEDDIGHVDDAAAAVDRTLELIEDLLTLAKQGSRPEVFEPIDLSALAEQCWANVATGEATLVVDSDRRVLGHSSRLKQLLENLFRNAIDHAGPESTVVVGDIEPMYTTTRAESNLPTGFYVEDDGPGIPAADREAVFEVGYTTHDDGTGFGLNIVNGVADAHGWNVAVSESADGGARFEITGVESGD